From Clostridia bacterium:
GGTATCCCGATTTTTCCCACATCATGGAGGGGACTGGCGTAATAAATAGCCTCCACCAGGCTGTCGGGCAGCCCCATCTGCCTGGAAATCTCGGCGCTGTAGTGGCTGATGCGCTTGATATGGCCGGCAGTATCTTCATCCCGGTACTCGGCGGCGATGGACAAGCGGTAGATGGTATCTAGGTAAGAACGGGTTAAACTGGCGTTGCTCTGTTTCAATTCTTCCATGGCGGCCTGCAGTTGGGCGGTCTTTTCTTGCACCATTCGTTCCAGGGTCTGGTAGTATTTCTTTTTCTGGGCATACTCGTAATACTCCCGCACTTTCAGCAGGGACTTGACGCGCGCCACCAGTTCAGCCCGGTCCAGCGGTTTCATCAGGAAATCATCCGCTCCGGCTTCTATGCCCCTCAACCTGGCTTGCTTGTCGGCATAGCCGGTGATCATCACCACGGGGATCAAGCGAGTGTCTTCATGGGTTTTTAACGCCCGGCAAACTTCAATCCCGTCTTTATTGGCTAAAATCAGATCCAGAATAATCAGGTCAGGTTTGATCTCGAGCACGAGCTGCATGATGTCGCCGGTGCCGTCATCTTCGATGATCTGGTAATTCAGAGGGGCTAAAAAGCT
This genomic window contains:
- a CDS encoding response regulator; this encodes MSDTRARILVVDDSRLERTIISSFLAPLNYQIIEDDGTGDIMQLVLEIKPDLIILDLILANKDGIEVCRALKTHEDTRLIPVVMITGYADKQARLRGIEAGADDFLMKPLDRAELVARVKSLLKVREYYEYAQKKKYYQTLERMVQEKTAQLQAAMEELKQSNASLTRSYLDTIYRLSIAAEYRDEDTAGHIKRISHYSAEISRQMGLPDSLVEAIYYASPLHDVGKIGIPDSVLLRPGKLSPEDWEIMKSHTIIGARILGNAESKIMQIAEQIAISHHERFDGTGYPMGLKGHKIPLVGRIVALADVFDALTSKRIYKPVYSNEYSLEYIRQASGKQFDPEVVEAFFKGIDKILQIQAKFKDELTIPAETR